In one Thioclava sp. ES.031 genomic region, the following are encoded:
- the ppk2 gene encoding polyphosphate kinase 2 — translation MAKDKSDPPFDIPFVGDITRYLETEAPDAVREAIEEAGKDDMLSPSYPYDEEMKRKKYDRQMEALQVELVKMFWDAKETGKRIAVIFEGRDAAGKGGTIGRMRQNLNPRSAYVVALPKPTETEATQWYFQRYIDWLPAAGQIAMFDRSWYNRGVVEHVFDFCTPQQREHFFYQLPDFEKMLVDDGVILVKLWLNVDRAEQLRRFLKREKDPLKQWKLSWIDVEGLKRWDAYSEAIQETLERSDTDHAPWTVIRSDDKKRARIAAIQTVLNAVDYAHKDPEAIGEIDGKICGGIDVLNV, via the coding sequence ATGGCCAAGGATAAGAGCGACCCGCCGTTTGACATCCCCTTCGTGGGCGACATCACCCGCTACCTTGAGACCGAAGCGCCCGATGCCGTGCGCGAGGCGATCGAGGAGGCGGGCAAGGATGACATGCTCTCGCCCTCCTATCCCTATGACGAGGAGATGAAGCGCAAGAAATACGACCGCCAGATGGAGGCGCTTCAGGTCGAACTGGTCAAAATGTTCTGGGACGCCAAGGAAACCGGCAAGCGGATCGCGGTGATCTTCGAGGGGCGCGACGCGGCGGGCAAAGGCGGCACGATCGGGCGGATGCGGCAGAACCTGAACCCGCGCTCGGCCTATGTCGTGGCGCTGCCCAAACCCACCGAGACCGAAGCCACGCAATGGTATTTCCAGCGCTATATCGACTGGCTGCCCGCGGCGGGCCAGATCGCGATGTTCGACCGGAGCTGGTATAACCGGGGCGTGGTCGAGCATGTCTTCGATTTCTGCACGCCCCAGCAGCGCGAGCATTTCTTCTACCAGCTTCCCGATTTCGAGAAGATGCTGGTGGATGACGGGGTCATCCTCGTGAAGCTCTGGCTGAACGTGGACCGCGCCGAGCAGCTGCGCCGCTTCCTCAAGCGCGAGAAGGACCCGCTCAAGCAATGGAAACTGAGCTGGATCGACGTCGAAGGGCTCAAGCGCTGGGACGCCTATTCCGAGGCGATTCAGGAGACGCTCGAGCGCTCTGACACCGATCATGCGCCCTGGACGGTGATCCGCTCGGACGACAAGAAACGGGCCCGGATCGCCGCGATCCAGACGGTGCTGAACGCGGTCGATTACGCGCATAAGGACCCCGAGGCGATTGGCGAAATCGACGGTAAAATCTGCGGCGGCATCGACGTTCTGAATGTCTAA
- a CDS encoding alpha/beta fold hydrolase, whose amino-acid sequence MIWPRLVTSLVVLLLILGGATWGLESWRARMAEQRYPPNGIFVDVGDQRVHMVIKGDHGPAVVLIHGASGSARDLTFDLAPELAKRYRVFVPDRPGFGYSDPLPADQDTIENQAKLLQEATKLAGADVPIVLGHSYGGAVAIAWAVYQPGTLSGLVPVSAPSHSWDSGLPLLYEITSPPLGQAVVVPLISAWTPPAIIRSEVESVFTPQEMPIGYLHWFGPGMTLRVQTMRVNARQRASLKPEIQAMIPHYPDLDLPVVSVHGTADTIVGEQIHAVPFTNEVPGAELISLDGIGHMVPHVALQQTVAAVDRVAKRAGYSIPMRAAAE is encoded by the coding sequence ATGATCTGGCCGAGATTGGTAACTAGCCTTGTCGTGCTGCTGCTCATCTTGGGCGGCGCGACATGGGGGTTGGAGAGCTGGCGGGCCCGCATGGCGGAGCAGCGCTATCCCCCCAACGGCATCTTCGTCGATGTCGGCGACCAGCGCGTTCATATGGTCATCAAGGGCGATCACGGCCCGGCAGTGGTATTGATCCACGGCGCGTCGGGCTCGGCCCGCGACCTGACCTTCGATCTCGCTCCGGAACTGGCGAAACGCTATCGCGTCTTCGTGCCCGACCGTCCGGGGTTCGGCTATTCCGACCCGCTGCCGGCGGATCAGGATACGATCGAAAATCAGGCCAAGCTGCTGCAGGAGGCGACCAAGCTCGCGGGCGCGGACGTTCCCATCGTGCTTGGCCATTCCTATGGGGGCGCGGTGGCGATTGCCTGGGCGGTGTATCAGCCCGGAACGCTCTCGGGTCTGGTGCCGGTCTCCGCGCCTTCGCATAGCTGGGATAGCGGGCTGCCGCTGCTCTATGAGATCACCTCGCCGCCGCTGGGTCAGGCGGTCGTCGTGCCGCTGATTTCGGCCTGGACCCCGCCCGCGATCATCCGCTCCGAGGTCGAGAGCGTCTTCACGCCGCAGGAGATGCCGATCGGCTATCTGCACTGGTTCGGCCCCGGCATGACGCTGCGGGTGCAGACGATGCGGGTGAATGCCCGTCAGCGCGCCAGCCTGAAGCCGGAAATTCAGGCGATGATCCCGCATTACCCCGATCTCGATCTGCCGGTGGTCTCGGTCCACGGCACGGCCGACACCATCGTGGGCGAGCAGATCCACGCGGTGCCGTTCACGAACGAGGTGCCGGGGGCAGAGCTGATCTCGCTCGACGGGATCGGCCATATGGTCCCGCATGTCGCGTTGCAGCAGACGGTCGCTGCGGTCGATCGCGTGGCCAAGCGCGCGGGCTATTCGATCCCGATGCGCGCGGCTGCGGAGTGA
- the metA gene encoding homoserine O-succinyltransferase, with protein MPIKLPENLPAFDILSREGVMVMSPERASRQEIRPIRIGLLNLMPKKIQTENQFARLIGATPLQIDFQLIRMSEHQTKNTAAAHMEEFYRPFEEVEATGEKFDGLIITGAPIEHLPFEEVTYWEELKRIFEWTQTHVFSTFGVCWGGMAMAYYFHGVNKHMLDHKAFGCFRHRNCAPASPYLRGFSDDLLIPVSRWTEMRRDELEAAGMTTLIHSDETGPCLVEDRAHRALYIFNHLEYDSGTLKEEYDRDVASGKPINVPANYYPEDDPSRVPTNRWKSHAHLLYGNWINEIYQETPYDLAEIGN; from the coding sequence ATGCCGATCAAGCTTCCTGAGAACCTCCCCGCCTTCGACATCCTGTCGCGGGAAGGCGTGATGGTGATGTCGCCCGAGCGCGCATCCCGGCAGGAAATCCGCCCCATTCGGATCGGTCTTCTCAATCTCATGCCGAAGAAAATCCAGACCGAGAACCAGTTCGCCCGGCTGATCGGTGCGACGCCGCTGCAGATCGACTTCCAGCTGATCCGCATGAGCGAGCACCAGACGAAGAACACCGCCGCCGCGCATATGGAAGAGTTCTATCGTCCATTCGAGGAGGTCGAGGCCACCGGCGAGAAGTTCGACGGTCTGATCATCACCGGCGCCCCGATCGAACATTTACCTTTCGAGGAAGTGACTTACTGGGAGGAGCTCAAGCGGATCTTCGAGTGGACCCAGACCCATGTCTTCTCGACCTTCGGCGTGTGCTGGGGCGGCATGGCGATGGCCTATTACTTCCACGGCGTGAACAAGCATATGCTCGATCACAAGGCCTTCGGCTGCTTCCGGCACCGCAATTGCGCGCCCGCCTCGCCCTATCTGCGGGGCTTCTCGGACGATCTGCTGATCCCGGTCAGCCGCTGGACCGAGATGCGGCGCGACGAGCTGGAAGCGGCGGGCATGACCACGCTGATCCATTCCGATGAAACCGGGCCCTGTCTGGTCGAAGATCGCGCCCATCGCGCGCTCTATATCTTCAATCATCTCGAATATGACAGCGGCACGCTAAAGGAAGAATACGATCGTGACGTCGCGTCGGGGAAACCAATCAACGTCCCCGCGAATTACTATCCTGAGGACGACCCTAGCCGGGTGCCGACCAACAGGTGGAAAAGCCACGCCCACCTGCTTTACGGCAACTGGATAAACGAGATTTATCAGGAAACGCCGTATGATCTGGCCGAGATTGGTAACTAG
- a CDS encoding ATPase, which produces MIYSNRAEWLAAKSRKVALFGMSGLGKTWAANLLRDEGWFHYSVDYRIGTRYMGEYIADNFKREAMKNPFLAELLLSDSVYIASNITFENLAPLSTYLGKPGDPAKGGLPFEEYLERQSQHRTAEMAALLDTAHFIDRAKQIYGIENFLCDSGGSICEVVDPDDPEDPILTSLSQNLLMVWIEGSEAHTEELINRFSRAPKPMYYQPEFLAAKWAEYRELNGVAEAQVDPDDFVRWTYAQALAHRQPRYAAMAKNWGVTIRAEDLYLVRDAKDFTSLIADALPA; this is translated from the coding sequence ATGATCTATTCCAATCGCGCCGAGTGGCTGGCCGCCAAATCGAGGAAGGTAGCGCTGTTCGGCATGTCCGGCCTCGGCAAGACCTGGGCTGCGAACCTCCTGCGCGACGAGGGCTGGTTCCACTACTCCGTCGATTACCGGATCGGCACGCGCTACATGGGCGAATATATCGCCGACAACTTCAAGCGCGAGGCGATGAAGAACCCGTTCCTGGCGGAACTTCTGCTGTCGGACTCGGTCTATATCGCGTCGAACATCACGTTCGAGAACCTCGCGCCGCTCTCGACCTATCTCGGCAAGCCCGGCGATCCGGCCAAGGGCGGGCTGCCCTTCGAGGAATATCTGGAACGGCAGAGCCAGCACCGCACGGCGGAGATGGCGGCGCTGCTGGATACGGCGCATTTCATCGACCGCGCGAAGCAGATTTACGGGATCGAGAATTTCCTGTGCGATTCCGGCGGCTCGATCTGCGAGGTGGTGGACCCCGACGACCCCGAGGATCCTATCCTGACCTCGCTGTCGCAGAACCTGCTGATGGTCTGGATCGAGGGCTCCGAGGCCCATACCGAGGAGCTGATCAACCGCTTCTCGCGCGCGCCAAAACCGATGTATTATCAGCCCGAGTTTCTGGCCGCGAAATGGGCCGAGTATCGCGAGTTGAACGGCGTGGCGGAGGCGCAGGTCGACCCCGACGATTTCGTGCGCTGGACCTATGCGCAGGCGCTGGCGCATCGTCAGCCGCGCTATGCGGCGATGGCGAAAAACTGGGGCGTGACGATCCGTGCCGAGGATCTCTACCTTGTCCGCGACGCGAAAGATTTTACATCGCTGATCGCTGATGCTTTGCCCGCGTGA
- a CDS encoding DMT family transporter — MKHAPAPLSLTPLAWALLAALALIWGSSFLSNRAALEGAGVFTVVFLRVASGAVLIWAYVALRRLPVPRHPIYLGHFLIMGLLNNAIPFSLIVWGQKHIDSGLASILNASTAIFGALVAAVVFTDERLSARKATGIAVGFAGVVVAIGPDALKGFDLTSAGQLAVLGAALSYGFAGAYARFAIRGLRPEVAAAGMLTGGAIWTLPILLVTDGVPSFDYAPSVWIAMLWLGFGCSALAYLLYYRILALAGAANLALVTLLIPPVAILAGWAVYGERLGWAEALGFAILALGLMILNRRPKTP; from the coding sequence ATGAAACACGCACCCGCCCCTTTATCCCTCACCCCGCTCGCCTGGGCGCTCCTCGCGGCGCTGGCGCTGATCTGGGGCTCGTCCTTCCTGTCGAACCGCGCAGCGTTGGAAGGCGCGGGCGTCTTTACCGTGGTCTTCCTGCGTGTGGCCTCGGGCGCGGTGCTGATCTGGGCCTATGTCGCGCTGCGCCGCCTGCCGGTGCCGCGGCATCCGATCTATCTCGGGCATTTCCTGATCATGGGGCTGTTGAACAACGCCATTCCCTTCTCGCTCATCGTCTGGGGGCAGAAGCATATCGATAGCGGGCTGGCCTCGATCCTGAACGCCTCTACCGCGATTTTCGGGGCGCTGGTCGCGGCCGTTGTCTTTACCGACGAGCGGCTGAGCGCACGCAAGGCCACCGGCATCGCGGTCGGCTTTGCAGGCGTCGTGGTGGCGATCGGACCGGATGCGCTGAAAGGGTTCGACCTGACCTCGGCGGGCCAGCTCGCCGTGCTGGGCGCGGCGCTGAGCTATGGCTTCGCCGGAGCCTATGCGCGCTTTGCAATCAGAGGGTTACGGCCCGAAGTTGCCGCGGCCGGGATGCTCACCGGCGGCGCGATCTGGACCCTGCCGATCCTGCTTGTCACCGACGGCGTGCCGAGCTTCGATTACGCGCCCTCGGTCTGGATCGCGATGCTCTGGCTCGGCTTCGGCTGTTCGGCGCTGGCCTACCTTCTCTATTACCGCATTCTCGCGCTGGCGGGGGCGGCCAACCTCGCGCTTGTGACGCTTCTAATCCCGCCCGTCGCGATCCTCGCGGGTTGGGCGGTCTATGGCGAACGTCTGGGCTGGGCGGAGGCCTTGGGCTTCGCGATCCTCGCGCTTGGCCTGATGATCCTGAACCGCCGTCCCAAAACCCCGTGA